One genomic window of Pseudohongiella acticola includes the following:
- a CDS encoding type II secretion system F family protein, giving the protein MSGPRIKAFDITLLTQQTANMVKAGLPLLQALTIVAAGSEHQRVRHLLSALRDRIATGGSFNEALAEHPGHFNCLFVSLVSIGEHTGTLATALERVATCRQRDDTVIRQVKKAMAYPLAVLATAIAVTAVLLIKVVPQFAATFADLGAPLPALTQSVLALSDLVIRFGWLWLILVTVTVFGSCHLVRTHSGAQLLFHRLLICTPALGALLSTAALARICRTLATTVAAGLPIMEALKLSADAAGNRVYERACLDIIIDIEQGQSLAFSIRKTDLFPVMMTQLTNAGEESGTLDTMLERCADHYERSVNDLLEGLTGLLEPLIMAMLGLFVGGLMVAMYLPIFRLGAVL; this is encoded by the coding sequence ATGTCAGGACCGCGCATCAAGGCGTTTGACATCACGCTGCTCACCCAGCAGACAGCGAACATGGTCAAGGCCGGATTACCATTGCTGCAGGCACTGACCATTGTTGCCGCCGGCAGTGAGCATCAGCGGGTCCGGCACCTACTGTCTGCGCTGCGTGACAGGATTGCCACCGGCGGCAGTTTCAATGAAGCGCTGGCAGAACACCCGGGGCACTTTAATTGCCTGTTTGTCAGTCTCGTCAGTATCGGCGAACACACGGGGACACTGGCCACGGCACTGGAGCGCGTGGCCACCTGCCGACAGCGGGACGATACTGTCATCAGACAAGTTAAAAAAGCCATGGCCTACCCGTTGGCCGTGCTTGCCACTGCCATCGCAGTCACGGCGGTGTTACTGATAAAGGTGGTGCCGCAATTTGCTGCTACCTTTGCCGACCTGGGGGCCCCCTTGCCGGCGCTGACCCAATCGGTGCTGGCACTGTCGGATCTGGTTATCAGATTCGGTTGGTTATGGTTAATACTGGTGACCGTAACGGTCTTCGGAAGCTGTCACCTGGTAAGGACCCATAGTGGAGCACAGTTGCTTTTTCACCGACTGTTGATTTGCACTCCGGCACTGGGCGCATTGCTGAGCACCGCCGCGCTGGCACGGATCTGCCGTACCCTGGCAACGACTGTGGCGGCAGGCCTGCCCATCATGGAAGCACTGAAATTAAGTGCCGACGCTGCCGGCAATCGAGTTTATGAGAGAGCCTGTCTCGATATCATTATCGATATAGAACAGGGCCAGTCGTTGGCCTTCTCCATTCGCAAGACCGACCTGTTTCCGGTTATGATGACACAGCTGACAAATGCGGGCGAGGAGTCAGGCACACTGGATACCATGCTGGAGCGCTGCGCTGACCATTACGAACGCAGTGTCAATGACCTGCTTGAAGGTCTCACCGGCCTGCTGGAACCTCTGATCATGGCAATGCTGGGCCTGTTTGTAGGGGGACTGATGGTTGCCATGTATCTGCCCATCTTTCGTCTTGGCGCCGTGCTTTAG
- a CDS encoding prepilin peptidase has product MATLVELMQGSMALTAVLSGILGLLVGSFLNVVIYRLPLMLQREWRSQCLEYLQLDPAKVKSTDPVIEHKTFNLLKPDSHCPVCRKPVRPWQNIPVLSYLLLRGRCSQCRTAIHWRYPIVEIVTALLSALVGWYFGATWTCLAALVFTWCLVSLTVIDIDHQLLPDNITLPLLWLGLVLSVTGHGTGVTPADALIGASIGYLSLWSIYWIFKLLTGREGMGYGDFKLLAVIGAWLGWQHLLTVVILSSLTGAIIGIAMAVIAGRDKNIPMSFGPYLAIAGFIALIWGDSISNTYVSMLVVP; this is encoded by the coding sequence ATGGCAACACTCGTGGAACTGATGCAGGGATCAATGGCGCTGACAGCGGTGCTGTCAGGGATACTGGGCTTGCTGGTAGGCAGCTTCCTGAACGTCGTGATCTATCGCCTGCCACTGATGCTGCAACGCGAATGGCGAAGCCAGTGTCTGGAATATCTGCAGCTGGACCCAGCCAAAGTCAAATCCACTGACCCGGTCATTGAACACAAAACCTTTAACCTGCTGAAACCCGATTCACACTGCCCGGTGTGTCGCAAGCCGGTCAGACCCTGGCAGAACATTCCAGTGCTGAGTTATTTATTGCTGCGCGGCCGCTGCAGTCAGTGCAGGACAGCCATACACTGGCGCTACCCGATTGTCGAAATCGTTACCGCACTGCTGTCGGCACTGGTAGGCTGGTATTTTGGCGCAACCTGGACCTGCCTGGCCGCTCTGGTCTTTACCTGGTGTCTGGTCAGCCTGACCGTGATTGATATCGATCATCAGTTGTTGCCTGACAACATTACCCTGCCTTTGTTGTGGCTGGGTCTGGTTCTCAGTGTCACCGGTCACGGCACAGGTGTAACACCAGCAGATGCCCTGATCGGTGCCAGCATCGGTTATTTGAGCCTGTGGAGTATCTACTGGATTTTTAAATTGCTCACCGGCCGCGAGGGTATGGGTTATGGTGACTTCAAATTGCTTGCTGTCATCGGCGCGTGGCTGGGCTGGCAACACTTGTTGACCGTGGTTATTCTGTCCTCTCTTACCGGCGCCATTATCGGCATCGCCATGGCGGTGATCGCCGGACGCGACAAGAATATCCCCATGTCGTTTGGTCCCTATCTGGCCATTGCCGGATTTATTGCGCTAATCTGGGGAGACAGTATCAGCAACACCTACGTCTCCATGCTGGTAGTGCCCTGA
- the coaE gene encoding dephospho-CoA kinase (Dephospho-CoA kinase (CoaE) performs the final step in coenzyme A biosynthesis.): MGSLQSTVIGITGGIGSGKTAATDAFAALGIGIVDADLVSRLVVQPGKPALTTIAEHFGQDVLLADGNLDRRALRELIFRDPAAKRWLEALLHPLIRQEIMDQLQQSESSYTLLSSPLLLETDQQTLCSRVLVIDAPEALQLERALARDNSSVDTIKAIMASQFSRQQRLDHADDIIVNDGDLTTLHNAVHAMHETYLELSK; this comes from the coding sequence ATGGGTTCTTTGCAATCCACAGTCATTGGCATAACCGGCGGCATCGGCAGCGGCAAGACCGCCGCCACCGATGCATTCGCGGCACTGGGCATTGGCATCGTCGACGCAGATCTGGTATCACGACTGGTCGTACAACCCGGAAAACCTGCGCTGACAACCATCGCAGAACACTTTGGGCAGGATGTGTTACTGGCTGATGGAAACCTTGATCGCCGCGCCCTGCGCGAACTGATTTTCCGTGACCCGGCGGCCAAGCGATGGCTGGAGGCACTGCTGCACCCACTGATACGACAGGAGATCATGGACCAGTTGCAGCAAAGCGAATCGTCTTACACGTTGCTGTCTTCTCCGTTATTGCTGGAAACCGATCAACAGACGCTGTGCTCTCGCGTACTGGTCATTGATGCCCCGGAAGCCTTGCAACTGGAACGCGCGCTGGCCCGCGACAACAGCAGTGTCGACACCATAAAAGCCATCATGGCGAGTCAGTTCAGTCGCCAGCAGCGGCTTGACCATGCCGACGATATCATTGTTAATGATGGCGACCTGACCACCTTGCACAACGCAGTGCACGCGATGCATGAAACCTACCTTGAATTGAGCAAGTGA
- the yacG gene encoding DNA gyrase inhibitor YacG — MTERTLKVNCPTCKEIVTWTDSNAFRPFCSERCKLIDFGEWASERHSIAGEPVDPEDLPPVSGGRQADD, encoded by the coding sequence ATGACTGAACGCACCCTGAAAGTAAATTGCCCGACCTGCAAAGAAATTGTGACCTGGACTGACAGCAATGCGTTCAGGCCATTCTGTTCGGAGCGCTGCAAATTGATTGATTTTGGCGAATGGGCCAGCGAAAGGCACAGCATAGCCGGTGAACCGGTTGACCCGGAAGATCTCCCGCCAGTCAGCGGTGGTCGTCAGGCTGATGACTGA
- a CDS encoding Nudix family hydrolase — MTERPAAANEELPVPEPGSTRRVHVAVGVILDSIGQVLVARRAEQQHLGGLWEFPGGKLEPGETVHTALCRELKEELDIEVEHSRPLCRIEHNYPGKAVLLDVWIVDRFKGTPRGIEHQPLRWLPTAQLDPAEFPQANRLIIRRLQLSDRLAIIDLPAANINLPPQLPVTDVLLRLRCWQKDQYSAYLTAVRQTIQAWGDNSPGIILDLSAASLAGNGFVSEELCQLPGLKGLHVHGGLLQTLSERPVPEHLLLGVSCHDQHELELAAKVDADYALLSPVKATATHPDVRPLGWDRFQSLAQHSTVPVYALGGMQASDLITAHSHGGRGIAGIRLFNCDTMR; from the coding sequence ATGACTGAGCGTCCGGCTGCTGCAAACGAGGAATTACCGGTCCCGGAACCGGGGTCAACCAGGCGTGTGCACGTTGCCGTCGGCGTCATACTTGATTCTATTGGTCAGGTGCTGGTTGCCAGACGAGCCGAACAGCAACATCTGGGCGGTCTGTGGGAATTTCCCGGCGGCAAGCTTGAACCGGGTGAAACAGTACATACGGCATTGTGTCGGGAGCTCAAAGAGGAACTCGACATTGAGGTAGAGCATTCACGCCCGCTATGCCGGATAGAACACAATTATCCGGGCAAGGCGGTACTGCTGGATGTGTGGATTGTGGATCGATTCAAAGGCACACCCAGGGGCATCGAACATCAGCCGCTGCGCTGGTTGCCGACGGCACAACTCGACCCCGCGGAGTTCCCGCAGGCAAACCGACTCATCATTCGCCGCCTGCAGCTTAGCGACAGGTTGGCCATTATTGATTTGCCTGCGGCCAATATCAACTTACCGCCACAGCTACCCGTCACTGATGTGCTGCTGCGCTTACGATGTTGGCAAAAAGACCAATACAGCGCTTACCTGACAGCTGTCAGGCAGACCATTCAGGCATGGGGAGACAATTCGCCGGGTATTATTCTTGACCTGTCAGCTGCCAGCCTGGCCGGCAACGGCTTCGTCAGCGAGGAGTTGTGCCAACTTCCCGGCCTCAAGGGTCTGCACGTTCATGGCGGGCTGTTGCAAACCCTCAGCGAACGCCCGGTGCCCGAGCATCTGCTGTTGGGGGTCTCCTGCCATGACCAGCATGAGCTTGAACTGGCCGCGAAGGTGGACGCGGACTACGCTTTGCTTTCCCCAGTCAAGGCAACGGCGACCCACCCGGATGTCAGGCCGCTGGGCTGGGACAGGTTTCAGTCGCTGGCACAACATTCCACGGTGCCCGTTTATGCCCTGGGCGGCATGCAGGCGTCCGACCTGATCACCGCCCACAGCCACGGTGGCCGTGGCATTGCCGGTATCCGTCTGTTCAACTGCGATACGATGCGTTAA
- the argJ gene encoding bifunctional glutamate N-acetyltransferase/amino-acid acetyltransferase ArgJ: protein MATGNNAIGTLVPVPGIRMSAVSAGVRYQNRLDLVLFELAEGTRTAGVFTRNAFCAAPVVLARKHLQASAGAVRYLLVNTGNANAGTGDQGMIDARHCCQALADAADVELTRVLPFSTGVIGERLPAEKIAAATPSALAALQDDQWLAAAKGIMTTDTRPKAVSAVVTHNGQNISLTGITKGAGMIKPNMATMLAFVATDADIEQDTLQALLMSAVEQSFNRITVDGDTSTNDCCVVSASGKSGIKVDKSDAGLYDAFSRALHELILDLAKLIIRDAEGAKKFVTVDVRGGATTGECLQVAYAIAESPLVKTALSASDPNWGRILAAVGRAGVDNLDVSRIDLYLDDVCIVKKGGLAPDYTEAKGQAVMNQEDICLRIELARGDVNEQVWTADLSEEYVRINASYRS, encoded by the coding sequence ATGGCTACAGGTAACAATGCAATAGGAACGCTGGTACCCGTCCCCGGTATCAGAATGTCAGCAGTCAGCGCCGGCGTACGCTACCAGAATCGTCTGGATCTGGTGCTGTTTGAACTGGCAGAAGGAACCCGGACCGCGGGTGTTTTCACACGCAATGCATTTTGTGCTGCACCTGTTGTGCTGGCCCGAAAGCATCTGCAGGCCAGTGCGGGTGCTGTTCGCTATCTGCTGGTTAATACGGGCAATGCCAATGCCGGTACCGGCGACCAGGGCATGATTGATGCCCGACATTGTTGCCAGGCGCTGGCTGACGCGGCAGACGTGGAACTGACCCGAGTACTGCCTTTTTCAACAGGTGTCATCGGTGAACGGTTGCCAGCTGAAAAAATTGCAGCAGCCACGCCCAGCGCGCTGGCGGCGTTGCAGGATGATCAGTGGCTGGCAGCGGCAAAAGGCATCATGACCACGGACACCCGCCCCAAGGCTGTGTCGGCTGTGGTGACCCATAATGGCCAGAACATCAGCCTGACCGGTATCACCAAAGGCGCGGGCATGATCAAGCCGAATATGGCGACAATGTTGGCTTTTGTTGCCACCGATGCAGACATCGAACAGGACACGCTGCAGGCGCTGTTAATGTCTGCTGTTGAGCAGTCATTTAACCGCATTACCGTCGATGGCGACACCTCGACCAATGATTGCTGTGTTGTCAGCGCGTCGGGGAAAAGCGGGATCAAGGTCGACAAGTCAGATGCAGGATTGTATGACGCCTTCAGCCGGGCCCTGCACGAGCTGATACTGGACCTGGCGAAGTTGATTATACGGGACGCGGAAGGCGCGAAAAAATTCGTCACGGTTGATGTTCGAGGCGGCGCCACCACCGGAGAGTGTTTGCAGGTTGCCTATGCCATTGCGGAATCTCCGCTGGTAAAAACTGCATTGTCTGCGTCTGATCCGAACTGGGGAAGAATTCTGGCGGCAGTGGGTCGTGCCGGTGTGGATAATCTCGACGTATCCCGGATCGATCTCTACCTTGATGATGTCTGTATTGTTAAAAAAGGAGGCCTGGCACCTGACTACACAGAGGCAAAGGGGCAGGCGGTGATGAACCAGGAGGACATCTGCCTGCGCATAGAGTTGGCGCGTGGTGATGTCAATGAGCAGGTGTGGACAGCAGACCTGTCCGAAGAGTACGTGCGGATTAACGCATCGTATCGCAGTTGA
- the secA gene encoding preprotein translocase subunit SecA, whose protein sequence is MSLKIFRKVFGSSNSRKLKKLHKIVRQINALEEGIQALSDEDLRGKTIEFKKRFDEGESLDGILPEAFAVVREASKRTLGLRHFDVQMIGGIVLHQGDIAEMKTGEGKTLVATLPAYLNGMSGNGVHIVTVNDYLASRDANWMRPLYEFLGLTVGVIVGGQGQQEKKAAYNASITYGTNNEFGFDYLRDNMAFRIEDKLQRKLNFAIVDEVDSILIDEARTPLIISGAAQDSSKQYLAINSLIPGLERGEAPVEKTATMALEREEKVESGHFMVDEKTRQVELTEAGHEHLEELLTQQKLLGEGESLYSAANLGLLHHIHSALKAHYLFHKDIEYIVKDGRIVLIDEHTGRTMEGRRLSEGLHQAIEAKEGLDIQSESQTLASTTFQNYFRLYNTLSGMTGTADTEAFEFKQIYDLDVVVIPPNTPMQRIDKNDLVYLSMEEKFEAIVADIKEFSAKGAPILVGTASIETSEMLSKFLNKEKIQHEVLNAKFHEKEAFIIAQAGRPGVVTIATNMAGRGTDIVLGGNWESEVSAMDNPSPEQIAAAKDAWQQRHDQVLEAGGLHIIGTERHESRRIDNQLRGRSGRQGDPGYSRFYLSLEDSLMRIFASERVKGFMQKLGMERGEAIEHGMVSKSIEKAQRKVEGRNFDIRKQLLEYDNVANDQRTIVYRQRNQVMASDDIGELISSMRNEVADEVISSHIPPQSIFEQWDIEGLEQAMEAEFAIHLPVKSWLEEDEKLYEETLREKIKQELTDAYAKKRETVGEKMALLEKQIVLQILDTLWKEHLAAMDQLRQGIFLRGYAGKNPKQEYKREAFELFQSLLSRLQHDVIRFLSHVQVRSPEEIDAIEKARDAERAKEKIKYQHAESSAMESESGSGTNNPDSGQSAQDGGAPFVREEPKLGRNDPCHCGSGKKFKHCHGKLG, encoded by the coding sequence ATGAGCTTAAAAATTTTTCGTAAAGTATTTGGCAGCAGCAATTCCCGCAAACTGAAAAAACTGCATAAAATTGTCCGGCAGATAAATGCACTGGAAGAGGGTATCCAGGCGTTGTCTGACGAGGATCTGCGTGGCAAGACGATCGAGTTCAAAAAACGCTTTGACGAAGGTGAGTCGCTGGACGGGATTCTGCCGGAAGCATTTGCTGTGGTACGTGAAGCCAGCAAACGTACACTTGGACTGCGTCATTTTGATGTGCAGATGATTGGCGGCATTGTTCTTCATCAGGGCGACATCGCCGAGATGAAAACAGGTGAAGGCAAGACGCTGGTGGCAACGTTGCCAGCTTACCTCAACGGGATGAGCGGAAATGGCGTGCATATCGTCACCGTCAATGACTACCTGGCCAGTCGTGATGCCAATTGGATGCGGCCACTATATGAATTCCTGGGACTGACTGTCGGCGTAATCGTCGGCGGGCAGGGGCAGCAGGAGAAAAAGGCAGCCTACAACGCATCCATTACCTACGGCACCAACAACGAGTTCGGTTTCGATTACCTGCGCGACAATATGGCGTTTCGCATCGAGGACAAATTGCAGCGCAAGCTGAATTTTGCCATTGTCGATGAGGTTGACTCCATTCTTATTGATGAAGCCCGAACCCCACTGATCATTTCAGGTGCGGCACAGGACAGTTCCAAGCAATACCTTGCCATCAATTCACTGATTCCCGGGCTGGAGCGCGGGGAGGCGCCGGTGGAGAAAACTGCCACCATGGCGCTTGAGCGTGAAGAGAAAGTGGAATCCGGCCACTTTATGGTGGATGAGAAAACGCGGCAGGTCGAGTTGACAGAAGCAGGGCACGAACACCTGGAGGAATTGCTGACGCAACAGAAGCTGCTTGGCGAGGGCGAAAGCCTGTATTCAGCCGCCAATCTTGGTCTGCTGCACCACATCCATTCTGCTCTCAAGGCACATTATCTGTTCCATAAAGACATTGAATATATCGTCAAGGATGGACGTATTGTGCTGATTGATGAGCACACCGGTCGAACCATGGAGGGTCGGCGTCTATCCGAAGGTCTGCATCAGGCCATTGAGGCAAAAGAGGGTCTGGATATTCAGAGCGAGAGTCAGACTCTGGCTTCAACAACGTTCCAGAATTATTTCCGCCTCTACAATACACTGTCGGGCATGACCGGGACGGCCGACACCGAGGCGTTTGAATTCAAGCAGATCTACGACCTGGATGTGGTTGTGATTCCGCCCAACACACCGATGCAGCGAATTGACAAGAATGACCTTGTGTACCTGTCCATGGAAGAAAAGTTCGAAGCAATCGTGGCAGATATCAAGGAGTTTAGCGCCAAAGGGGCGCCAATCCTGGTAGGTACGGCATCCATCGAAACGTCGGAAATGCTGTCCAAATTCCTTAACAAGGAAAAAATACAGCACGAAGTACTGAACGCGAAGTTTCATGAGAAGGAAGCGTTTATTATTGCCCAGGCCGGCCGGCCCGGTGTAGTAACCATTGCCACCAACATGGCAGGTCGTGGTACCGATATTGTGCTGGGTGGCAACTGGGAATCAGAAGTGTCAGCCATGGACAATCCTTCGCCTGAGCAGATCGCTGCTGCCAAAGATGCCTGGCAGCAACGTCACGATCAGGTACTGGAAGCTGGTGGCCTGCATATCATTGGCACTGAGCGTCACGAATCACGGCGCATAGACAACCAGTTGCGGGGTCGCTCGGGGCGTCAGGGGGATCCGGGTTATTCGCGGTTCTATCTGTCGCTGGAAGACAGTCTGATGCGTATTTTTGCGTCTGAGCGGGTCAAAGGGTTTATGCAGAAACTGGGCATGGAGCGCGGCGAAGCAATTGAGCATGGCATGGTGTCCAAGTCCATTGAAAAAGCTCAACGTAAAGTGGAAGGCCGTAACTTTGATATCCGTAAACAGCTGCTGGAATATGACAACGTCGCCAATGATCAACGTACTATCGTCTATCGACAGCGTAATCAGGTCATGGCCAGTGACGATATCGGCGAGCTGATATCGAGTATGCGCAATGAGGTGGCTGACGAAGTTATCAGCAGTCACATTCCACCACAGAGTATTTTTGAACAGTGGGATATCGAGGGACTGGAACAGGCCATGGAGGCAGAGTTTGCCATTCACCTGCCAGTCAAGTCGTGGCTCGAGGAAGATGAAAAGCTCTACGAAGAAACGCTACGCGAGAAAATCAAACAGGAATTGACTGACGCCTATGCGAAGAAGCGGGAAACCGTGGGTGAAAAAATGGCGTTGCTGGAGAAGCAGATAGTTCTGCAGATTCTGGACACCTTGTGGAAAGAGCACCTGGCAGCAATGGATCAGTTGCGGCAGGGTATTTTCCTGCGTGGGTATGCGGGCAAAAACCCGAAGCAGGAATACAAACGCGAAGCCTTCGAGCTGTTTCAGAGTTTGTTGTCACGACTGCAGCATGATGTTATCCGTTTCCTGAGTCACGTTCAGGTACGATCGCCGGAAGAAATTGACGCCATAGAAAAAGCGCGTGACGCCGAGCGGGCAAAAGAGAAAATCAAATACCAGCATGCCGAATCCTCAGCCATGGAATCCGAGAGTGGCTCGGGCACCAACAATCCGGACAGCGGACAAAGTGCCCAGGATGGCGGTGCGCCGTTTGTCCGCGAAGAACCCAAATTGGGTCGCAATGATCCGTGTCACTGTGGTTCCGGTAAAAAGTTCAAGCACTGTCATGGCAAATTAGGCTGA
- a CDS encoding M23 family metallopeptidase: protein MKLILVNQRYGNSRTIVIKGWLKGLLSLCLLGAPVALGYMGYHLALANTANHIVSEKSAEGWEQQLDEQAQALAGLKQNAEQQVEALTQRLATLQARLLRLDALGLRLTEVADLDPAEFNFNEQSPGVGGVLLDEGGSIQPPDFIRAITRLEQEIEARGNQLETVAGLINGQQFEQQTTIAGRPVNSGWLSSGYGRRADPFTGRMAWHNGIDFASAAGDDIISVGTGVVTYSGTRPGYGLMVEIDHGNGYLTRYAHAQDLLVEPGEIVNQGQPIALIGSTGRSTGPHVHFEVYKNGRVVDPAAYIRRTHR, encoded by the coding sequence ATGAAACTGATATTGGTTAATCAGCGTTACGGAAACAGTCGCACGATTGTTATCAAGGGCTGGCTCAAGGGCCTACTCTCGCTGTGCCTGCTCGGCGCTCCGGTAGCGCTGGGTTACATGGGCTATCACCTTGCCCTGGCCAATACCGCCAATCATATTGTCAGCGAAAAATCCGCGGAAGGCTGGGAACAGCAACTGGATGAGCAGGCGCAGGCACTGGCCGGTCTCAAACAGAATGCAGAACAGCAGGTCGAGGCCCTGACCCAGCGTCTGGCCACATTGCAGGCGCGCCTGCTACGCCTGGATGCTCTGGGCCTGCGACTCACCGAAGTCGCCGACCTTGACCCAGCGGAATTCAACTTTAACGAACAATCGCCCGGTGTCGGCGGTGTCCTGCTCGATGAAGGCGGCAGCATTCAGCCGCCTGACTTCATTCGCGCCATTACTCGCCTGGAACAGGAAATTGAGGCGCGTGGCAATCAGCTGGAAACCGTGGCCGGACTGATAAACGGCCAGCAATTCGAGCAGCAGACAACAATTGCTGGTCGCCCCGTCAACAGCGGCTGGCTGTCTTCCGGGTATGGTCGCCGGGCGGATCCTTTCACCGGTCGCATGGCCTGGCACAATGGCATTGATTTCGCCAGTGCCGCCGGCGACGATATCATCAGTGTCGGCACGGGTGTTGTGACCTACTCAGGGACACGGCCCGGCTATGGCCTGATGGTTGAAATAGACCATGGCAACGGTTACCTGACACGGTATGCTCATGCTCAGGATCTACTGGTCGAGCCGGGTGAGATTGTCAATCAGGGCCAGCCGATTGCACTGATCGGCAGCACCGGACGCTCTACCGGTCCGCACGTACACTTCGAAGTCTACAAAAACGGCCGCGTGGTCGATCCAGCCGCATACATACGCCGCACTCATCGCTGA
- the lpxC gene encoding UDP-3-O-acyl-N-acetylglucosamine deacetylase, which yields MLKQRTLKNIIRATGVGLHTGTKVYLTLKPAPVNTGIIFVRTDLEPHAHIPAMAHLVGDTTLSTTLIKDGVRVSTIEHLMSAMSGLGIDNAYVEVSAPEVPIMDGSAGPFVFLIQSAGIEEQDAPKQFIRILKPVHLEDGDKSVSLEPFDGFKVSYTLLYDHPVYRRYTKSATIDFSSTSFVKEVSRARTFGFMHEFEELRNRNLALGASMDNAIAVGDYKVLNEDGLRYEDEFVKHKILDSIGDLYLLGHSLLGEFKGYKSGHALNNNLLRALDANKDAWELVSFDSESQVPISYLKPGLAA from the coding sequence ATGTTAAAACAGCGCACCCTAAAAAATATTATCCGTGCCACCGGCGTGGGTTTGCACACCGGTACCAAGGTCTATCTGACGTTGAAGCCGGCCCCGGTTAATACGGGCATTATTTTTGTGCGCACCGATCTGGAGCCGCATGCGCATATTCCAGCAATGGCGCACCTGGTCGGCGATACCACCTTGTCCACGACCTTGATCAAGGACGGCGTTCGCGTGTCTACCATTGAACACCTGATGTCAGCGATGTCGGGTCTGGGTATCGATAACGCCTACGTCGAGGTCAGCGCGCCGGAAGTGCCGATCATGGACGGCAGTGCCGGTCCTTTTGTGTTTCTGATTCAGTCTGCCGGTATAGAAGAACAGGACGCGCCGAAGCAATTTATCCGTATCCTGAAACCAGTGCATCTGGAAGACGGTGATAAATCGGTCAGCCTGGAACCATTCGATGGTTTCAAGGTGAGTTATACATTGCTGTATGATCACCCGGTTTATCGACGCTATACAAAATCGGCTACAATCGACTTTTCCAGTACGTCATTTGTCAAAGAAGTCAGCCGTGCACGCACATTTGGCTTCATGCACGAGTTTGAAGAATTGCGTAATCGCAACCTGGCATTGGGTGCCAGTATGGACAATGCGATTGCAGTAGGCGATTATAAGGTCCTTAATGAAGACGGACTTCGATACGAAGACGAGTTTGTGAAACATAAAATCCTGGATTCAATCGGTGATCTGTACCTGCTAGGGCACAGTCTGCTGGGTGAATTTAAAGGGTATAAATCTGGTCATGCGCTGAATAACAATCTGTTACGCGCGCTGGATGCTAACAAGGACGCCTGGGAGCTGGTCAGTTTTGACTCTGAGTCCCAGGTGCCCATTTCTTATCTCAAGCCCGGACTGGCTGCCTGA